In Dehalococcoidia bacterium, the genomic window CGAAAGGGGCCACGGGGCGGCGGCCGCGAAGCCCCCGCCATCGTCCGTCACGTCCTCGAAAGCGAGGCCGGCTACCTCTCCGCCCTCGGCCGGAGCTTCAGGCCCGGCGACCCCGCCGGCCCGGCCGCCGAAGCCCTCCGACTGCGCGATGCCGTCCGCGAAGGCCTCGCCGCCGCCGCCCGCGGCGAAATCCCGCCCGTCGGCCCCCGCGGCGGACGGCGCTGGTCGCCGCGCTACTTCGTCCGCCGCGCCGCCTGGCACCTCCTGGACCACGCCTGGGAGATCGAAGACCGCCTCGCCTGAGCCCCGTCGTCTCCGGCCCGGAGTGCGGCGGCAGCGCGCCCTCCGCGCATCCATCCAGGCCGTCAGGCGCTGTCTACCCTCTCGAGCACTCGACCGGCGCAGTCTGCCAACGTCTCTTCTGCTGGTCCGGATGAATACTCGCCGGTCACCATCGCGCCCTCGCGGCCGCGTCCCGGCAGACGGCTCCCCTACCTCCTCCGCCTCGCCTCCGTCATCGCCCTCACCTTCGCATTCACCAACTCCATCGCCTGCTCTATCCCCAACTGCGGCTCGCGCACCTCGGACTCACCGTAGAAACGGACGCCGCTCACGTCCGCGTCCTTGAATTGCGCCAGCACGCGCCCGTCCTCCCCCAGCACCACCAGCCACCTCTCCTTCGCCCGCCTCACCTTTCCGTACCGCAGCGCCTCCACCTCCCTCACCGCCCACTCGACGCTCACGGCCCGGAAAAACTCGCACGCCTCCCTCTTGCCTCGCAGGTACACGTCCACTCCCATGCCCGCACCCTACTCCCGCGTCGCCGCACCTGCCACGCCTTCCTGGCACCCGCCGCCCGCCTCCCCTCGCCCACCGAGGCCCAGCGCCTCCTCCACTCCGCCCCGCCGGGGATTGGAGATTCGCGGCCTGGCCCTGGCCCTCGTCCCACGGCCAGGGCCCACCTCCCTGCCACCAGCCCCTTCGCTCTCTGCCTTCCGCCCTCTACCTTCAGAGCACAAGCTCGCCGAAAGGAGGCCCGCCATGCCCAGGGGAGGCAAGCGGCCCGGCGCCGGCGCGCCCGCCGGCAACACCAACGCCCTCAAACAGGGCGCCTACTCCCGGCGAATACGCAGGGCAACCCTCCTGCTCCTCATCCTCCCCGAAGTGCAGGACCTCCTGCGAGCCATCCTCCGCGCCCGCGCCGCGGACTCCGCCGCCCTCTTCCGCGAGTTCGTCGCCGTCGCCCGCTACGCCGCCTCCCAGGACCCGAAAATCGAAGAATCAATCAGACAAGTCATCCGCAAGAGAGTCCTCAACGCCTCGCCCGCCCTTCAAACTTTGTTGCAGCGCTACCTGGATCGCGAAAAAACAATCCTTCAATCGAACGAAAGCCTGGTCCAGGAGATCTTCCCCCGCAGCTTCCCGCCGCCGCGTCCCGTAGACCCCGCCCTCGTCCCCCTCTTCGAGAACTGGGACGGCGGCCATTGCCCCCTCATCGAATGCTGCCTGCTGCTCGACAAGCCCTGCGAATTCACTCGCCCCTGGCTCGAGCCTCACCCCTTCTGGCGCGTCAGCCGCGGCACGTCCGAGCCCTTCCCGGACAACCCCCGGCCAGCCAGACCCCGGGACCCCTGGGCCACTGCCCGGCGCCCCCGCGGCCGCCCGCCAACCGCTCGGCCAACTCGCGGGTCCGCCAACCGGCAAGCCGGCAAGCCCCTGCTTGCACCCACTTCGTCTCCTGCTACGATTCCCCAAGACACCCAGGAGTCCCCACGCCATGACTGAACTCAGCGCCCCACCGACGCCGGCCCGCCTCGCGGAGCCCCTCCCTTCCCACACCCTCCTCTCCGGGCCGGACCGCGCCGCCGCCCGCGCCATGCTCTACGCCACCGGCCTGTCGGAGGAGGACCTCTCGCGGCCGCTCATCGGCGTCGCCAACACCTGGATCGAGATCGGGCCCTGCAACTACCACCTCCGCCGGCTATCCGCGAAGGTCAAAGAGGGCATCCGCGCCGCCGGCGGCACGCCCCTGGAGTTCAACACCATCGCCATCTCGGACGGCATCAGCATGGGCACGGAGGGCATGAAGGCGTCCCTGATCAGCCGCGAGGTCATCGCCGACAGCATCGAGCTGGTGGTGCGCGGGCATCTCCTCGACGGCGTCGTCGCCCTCTCCGCTTGCGACAAGACCAACCCGGGCACCGTCATGGCCCTCGCCCGCCTCAACCTCCCCAGCCTCGCGCTCTACGGCGGCAGCATCCTGCCCGGTACCTTCGAGGGCCACGACGTCACCATCCAGGACGTCTTCGAGGCCGTCGGCGCCTACGCCGCCGGCCGCATGACCGCCGAGCAGCTGCGCACTCTGGAGATGAACGCCTGCCCCGGCGCCGGCGCCTGCGGCGGCCAATTCACGGCCAACACCATGGCCACCATCATGGAGCTCCTCGGCATCTCCCTCATGGACTCCGGCTCCGTCCCCGCCATGGACCCCCGCAAGGACGAGGTCGCCTTCGAGACGGGCCGGCAGGTCATGGAGCTGCTGCGCCGGGACATCCGCCCGCGTGACGTCATCACCAGGGCCTCGATCGAGAACGCCATCGCCTCGATCGCCGTGACCGGCGGTTCGACGAACGGCGTCCTGCACCTCCTGGCCATCGCCCGCGAGGCCGGCATCGACCTCGACATCGACGACTTCGACCGCATCAGCTCGAAGACGCCCCTCCTGGCCGACCTCAAGCCCGGGGGCCGCTTCGTCGCCCGGGACCTTTACGAGGCCGGGGGCATCCGCCTCGTGGCCAGGCGCCTGCTCGAGGCCGGCATCCTCCACCCGGACTGCATTACCGTCAGCGGCCGCACCATCGGCGAAGAAGCCAGCGAGGCGCGCGAGACGCCGGGCCAGGTGGTCGTGCGCCCCCTGTCGGACCCCCTCAAGCCCACCGGCGGCCTGGTCATCCTCAAAGGCAACCTCGCGCCCGAAGGCTGCGTCGTGAAGGTCGCGGGCGAGGAGCGCACCTACCACCGCGGCCCGGCCCGCGTCTTCGACAGCGAACACGAGGCCATGGAGGCCGTCCAGGCGCTCGCCATCAAGGCCGGCGACGTAGTCGTCATCCGCTACGAGGGTCCCAAAGGCGGCCCCGGCATGCAGGAGATGCTCGGCGTCACCGGCGCGCTCGTCGGCCAGGGCCTCGGCGACCAGGTGGCGCTGCTCACGGACGGCCGCTTCTCGGGCGCCACGCACGGCCTCATGGCCGGCCACGTCGCGCCCGAGGCCGCGGTCGGCGGCCCCATCGCCGCGCTGCGCGACGGCGACACCATAGTGTTCGACATCGAGCGCCGCCGCCTCGACGTCGAACTCGACGACGGCGAGCTGCGGTCGCGGCTCGCCTCCTGGCAGCCGCCGCCGCCTCGCTACAGGACGGGCGTCTTCGCCAAGTACGCCCGCCTGGTCTCCAGCGCGAGCGAGGGCGCGGTCACCGGCTAGCCGGCGGCCCGCCGTGCGTGCGGCGGCGAGCGCAGCGGGCCTCCGTGAGGCCCGCCCGTCAGGTTTGACACTACGCTCCCGCCCGATCCACGATCCCGCCGCACCCCCGGGCGGCCATAGGCAAGCCGCACCCCTGCGCACAGCGAAAGGAGCACGCCATGCCCTGGATCGAAGTCGGAAGCACCGACATCTACTACGTCGAGGACGGCGACCCGAGCGCCCAGCCCCTCGTGTTCCTCCACGGCAACTCCTCTTGCGGCGAGGCCTGGTGGCAGCAGTTCGCCCACTTCCGCGACCGCTTCCACGTCATCGCCTACGACAGCGTGAACCACGGCCATTCCTCGAATTCGCCCCGCGATGAGGTCGAGCCGGACAGGGCGGACGAACTGCAGGCCTTCCTCGAGGCAATGGGCATCCGGCGGCCCGTGCTCGCCGGCAACTCGATGGGCGGCAACACCATCGTCCGCTGGGCAGCGAAGCACCCGGACGAGGCTGCGGCGCTCGTGCCCTCCGGCAGCGGCATCGCGCCGGAACCGCCGGCCGACGGCGCCGGCCTGCGAGAGGCGCGCCCCCTGGACCCTGAGACCTTGTTCCTGCCCATCGGCGACTCGCTTACGGACGGCTTCAAACAGGCCCAACCCCGCATGTACGAGCGCTACCTCCGCATCCGTTCGACGGCCACCCGCCTCGAGGCGATGCGCCACCCGCGACGCCGCGCGACACCGATGCCGCGCGAGGAGCTCATCGCCGCGATGCGTCAGGTGAAGTCGCCGATGCTTTGCGTCGTCGGCGGTCTCGACCGCGCGGTGCCCTCGTCGAAATACCTCAGCACCCTGGTGCCGGGCGCCGAGTACGTCGAGATCGAGGGCGCGCCCCACAACGTCTACTACGAGGCCGCGCGCCAGTACAACGCCGTCCTGGACGACTTCTTCGCGCGCCGCCTGGGCATCGCCCCGAAAGCCGCGGCCGCCGCGCGCTGAGCGCGCGGCGCCAGGCGCCGTCAGTCCTGCCGCGCGGCAGTGGGCGGCCCGCTGCTGAGGGACTCCGCGCGCCAGATCCGGACCGGCTCGCGGATGCCCTTGAGCTTCGCATCCCGGGGCTCATGGAAGCCGAACGGGCCGGCGCCCGCCTCCTGCACGCAGTCCTCCGAGACCAGCACCTCAGAGGGCTCAGCCTGGTCCAGCACCCGGGCGGCTAGGTTCACCGTGTGGCCAAAGTAGTCCCCTCCCCGCGAGACGGCGCGCCCGTAGGCTACCCCCGCCCGCGCGGCAGGCATATCGTCACGCTCCTCCGCTGCCCGCACCACGTAAAGCAGCCCGCTAAGCAGCTCGGTGCAGGACGGCGAAGCGAGCATGAAGCCGTCGCCGAGGCGCTTGACGATGCGCATATCGTGAGCATGCGACGCCTCTCGCACCAACGCCTCCAGGCGCCTCGCATAAGCCAGCGCCTGTCGGTCGCCCTCGTCCTGCGTGATCGCCGTGTAGCCGGTGAGGTCGACGAAGCCGATCGCGGTCATGACCTCTCCTGGCGCGAGACCCTCGGCCAGGGATGCCGTGGCAGCAAGGTCGGTGTCGGTGACAAGCTCGATGGCCTGCAGAAGGTGACGGCGGTGCAGGGGCTGCGGGAACAGGTCCGATGCCCGCAGCATGGCGCGGGTGAGGGGCGCGAGCTGGGCCGCCGCCTTCAGAGGAGAGCCGGTGCCGCCGATCCGCGGCCGCGCGAGGTTGACGTCGTAGCTCATCACCTCGGCGTGGGCGATGAAGCGCATCTGGTTGCCCCAGACCTCGCACAGCTCCAGCGCCATGCCCACCGGCAGGCCCTCGCCAATGGCCTCGCCGAGGGCCTGGAGCAGCGCCGCCTCGGCGTCCGAGAAGACGCTGGGGTCGTCGATGCCCAGGGCATCGCAGATTCGCAGCAGGAGCTGCTCGTCGAGCGCCGAAGCTTCGCTCAACTCCCGAAAGGAGTGCTGGCCTTCCCGGGCGACCTGGAGGAACTCGAAGATGTAGGCCCGCGCCAGCACGTCCTCGTGGTCCGCGGCCTGGAGGATAGCGAGCGGCACGCCGGCGCGCTCCAGCTGCGAAAGCACGTGCGCCCGCGCGACCCAGTCCTCCGTGCGCGGCGTTACGCGTTCGAAGAGGCCCGCATCCAGCCAGCGGCGGACACGCCCTTCCTCCAGGCCGGCGAGCATGGCGATCTTTCCCGGGTCTGGCATCCAACCCCCGATGGTCTAGGCGAACTGCAAGGCGACTCGACATTATCGCCCGCGGGACGCCGCCGGTCAGCGTCAGGATTCACAAAAAGACTGGCGGCTCAAACGCGCAGCGTCTGGAGCATGGCTTCGAGGATGGTGTCGAGGTCAGGATTGTCGTCGCGGGAAGTGAGGGCGCCGAGTTGCGTCGAGCCGACCAGGCGGTAGATGTCGGCGGCGCCTTCGAAGAGGCGTGGGGTGAGGCCTGCTTCGGCGAAAGTGGCGGCGATCTCCTCCATTTCGGCAATCCAGCGGCGCGAGCGACGCGGCATCGATGGGATGCCGCGCATTACCTCGGCGCTGATGCGGCTGCCTTCGAGCTCGCGCATGAGGGCGTCTTGCAGGCCCAGGGCGCGCGCGGCGGCGAGGAGGCCCGTCCAGAGGGCTGTCGTGCCCTTGGTGGAGGCTGCATAGACCATCTTGAGGCCGGACGCCTGCCCCACCTCCGGGCCCACGACGCGCACGTCGAGGCCGTGGTCACGTAGCCCCTCGAGGGCGGATGCGTCCGGCCCGGAGCAGAAGAAGCGGGTCCCGCTTCCCGGCCCGGACGGCGGCCCGCCGATGATGCCGCCATCGATGAAGGCCGAGCCAGCCTCCCGGATTACGGCCTCGATGCGCTTCGCGGTGCCGGGGGAGACGGCGTTGAGGTCGGCGTAAGTCACGCGTGCCCGCGTGCGCTTGAGGCTGCGCGCCACGCGCTCCGCCAGCGACAGCGCCTCCCCGGGCGGGAGGACGGACAGCACGAGGTCTGCTTCCATCACCAGGTCGTCCATGAAGCCAACCTCGCGGATGCCGGACTCCAGGGCGCGAAGGCGAGTGAGGTTGCTGCGACCGTCGAGGCAAGTGATGACGTCGAAGCCAGAGCGTCGGAGGACGGCGCCGATGGCGGCACCCATGTCACCGGGGCTAAGGATCGCGATGGTGGTCATGGCGAGATTGTAGAGGTTGCAGGGGGTTGGAGGTTGAAGGGCAGGCGGGCGGATTGTCAGGCGCAGCGGTAGGCGCCATCTCGCAAGACCGGCACGACATTGCTGACGTCGAGCGCAGCACACCACGGGATGTCATCCGCGTGCTGGAGCTCGACGAGCTCGCGGCCGGAAGCGCAGTCACGCAGGGCCTGGACGAGGCGGTCACGGGCTCCCTCGAAGGCGGCGGCGGCGGCTTCGGCCTCGGGAGAAAGTGCGAGGCCTCCAAGGCGGGAAATGATGGCGCCAGCGCCCAGCAGGTCTTCGAGCGCGGGGCGTATCGAGCCATCGCGCCACAGCTCACCGCAGGCCAATATCCCCAGCGGCCGGCCGGTCGACTCCGTAAGCCAGGTCGCGACGGCAGAAGCGTTTCGCAGGCAGCCGGCTGCGACGGTCGCGCCGGCCTCCGCGGCCAGCAGCGAGCAGGCGGCGCCGTTCGGCGAAGGCAGGACGACGCTGGCGCCGGCGGCGAGGCCCCGCAGGGACTGCGGAGAGAGCGATGGGCCGCCCGACGCACCCCCAAGGATGGCGTATATCGACGCCGCGAATTCCGCCGCGGAGGCGTCCTTCCAGCGGTAAGGGAAGACGGCAACGCCGCCGGCGCAGGCTGTCTCCACGGCCGTCGTGAAGCGCAAGACGTCCACGATGACGACCGCCCGGACATGGGGCGCGAGGCGTTCCACGCCCTGGGGCCCCCAATCGAAGCGGACGTCGAAGCCGTGCTGGGCGGGCCAATCGCCCGAGACGTCCTTCATGCGACCAGAGCCAGCGGCGCTTACGCCTCGAGCGAATCTTCGGTGAACTGCGTCAGGTTGCCCTTGGCGAGGTCATGTGCGGCGTAGATACGGCCGGCGTGTAGTTCCTCCAGCATCTCTTCAGTGCTGGTGAGCTCCTTCTCGAACACGGTGCAGAAGTAGCCGATGCCCGAGGTGGAATGGCAGTCGCTGCCGCCGGTGCCCGGCTTCCCGAGGACCTTCGACACCTTCAGGGCTATGACGTTCTCCCGCGGCGTATTGCAGCCGTTGAGTACCTCGATGCCGTGTACCAGTTCGAAGACCGGCAGGTTCGCCAGCTCTTCGGCGATCATAGGGACGGGCTTCTTTCCCTGTCGCATGAAGTGGACGGGGTCGAACCAGTGACGGAAGGGATGGGCGACGATCAGGAAGCCCCCGACGTCATCGGCGACCTTACGTAGCTCGGTTAGCTTGCGGATGCCCGGCGCGTAGCCCTTCAAGCCGATGGCGAGGATGTGTCCCATGTCCGTGGAGACTTCCATGCCGTTGTTCACGAACAGGGGCGCCTGCGCCTCCTTGAACCGCTCCAGCGTGAACTGGTCCCAGAGACGGTCGTGCTCGGTGATGTTGATGCCGGTCAGGCCGACACGCCTGGCTTCCTCGGCGAGGTCTTCGGGCTTCAGGCTGCTGTCGTAAGCGCCCAGGACGGTATGCATGTGCATGTCGATGATCGTGCCAGGCATAGTCAGTCCCGTTTTCTAGCTATTTCTCGCCCACGGCAACGGCGGGGAATGCCCGCCTGCCCTCCGGAAGTTGGCCAGAGTTCGAGAGTAGGGCTGGGGCCCATGATAGCGCTTTGCGGGCCTAGGAAGAACCGAACTTACTCCAGCCAGCCATATGCGGCATCAACCAGCCGAAGAGCAGCAATACCGCGAGCGCCGCGGCGAGCACCTGCGCGCGGTAACGGGAGAGGAGGGCGAATGCCGGCGCCGCCCCCGCGAGCACCAGGGCCGCCACCAGCAGCGTGAAGGCCGCGTTCGGACTGCCGGCGCCCGGCCCTGCCCCGCGCATCACCCAGAGAGCCATCCCCATGACCAGGCCGACGCCAGTGCAGGCCACAACCAGGCCGCCGTGCAGCACCACCACGAAGGCCGCCAGCGGGGAGCCCTCAGGCATGAGGCGCGCGAGCAGGGGGCTGTCTGCACGCCTACGGGCAAGCGTGATCCCGAGCAGGGGGGCGCCAACGAGCGCCACGAGGTAACCGCATACAAAGCCCGCGAAGACCTCCGCCACTCACGTCTCCTTGACCGCGAGAGCGGCTTCCTTCGGCAGAAAGGAGTGCTGGCGCACCTCTATGCCCAGGTACTCCATGAGTGCGGCCTCACGAGGAGGTAGCTCCTCGCGTGGACGCAGGGCAAAGAAGGCCGGCCCGCTGCCGGCGAAATGCACCTCGAAGCCGGCGCGGTTGCAGGCGTCCATTGCCACGGCGACGCTTTCGCCGAAGCGCCAGGCGTAGCGGTCGAAGACGTTTCGGCCATCAAGCAGCGCCTCGCCTCGGACCGCAATGTCGTCGGCCATGCCGCGAGTGGCCGTCCCGGCGGTGTAGTCGCTCTTCTGGATCAACGAGTACATGGTCGCCGTCTTGTTCTCGATGCGCTCCTTCGGCAGGAACAGGGTGACGGCTGCCGCTCGCCCGTCCGTCAGCGGGTCCACGATCTCGCCGCGCCCGCGGCAGAGCGCGGAGCCGCAGTAGATGAAGAAGGGTACGTCCGAACCAAGGCGCGCCGCCGAGCGCGCAAGCGACTTGGCGTCGCGGCCAAGGCCCCAGAGGGCATTGAGGCCGCGCAACACGGCCGCGGCGTCGGAGCTGCCGCCGCCGAGGCCCGCGCCGGCTGGGATCTGCTTGTCGACGACGATGCGTGCCCCACGGGGCGCCTTGAGCCAGCCCGACATGAGGTCCGCCGCCCGGTGCGCCAACTCCTGACGAGGGTCAAAGGGGACATCGGCGGCCCGCTCACCGCGGAACTCTATGCTGATTGAGTCCGCCGCCTCGATGCACACGGTGTCGCACAGGTCGATCGTCTGCATGATGGTCGCGAGCTCGTGGTAGCCGTCGGGACGCCGGCCGATGACCTCCAGCGTCAGGTTGATCTTCGCGGGCGCGCGGAGCTCAAGCCGAGCGGGCATCGAGTTCTCTCATCAGTCGTAGCCACTGCTCGATCGTGATTGTGCTCGGCCGGGCAGCTGGGTCGATCCCCGCAGCCCGCAACGCCGCTTCCACCCTCGCGGCGGGCACCTGCAGTCCGTTCGCCAATGCGTTCCGGACCTGCTTCCGCGGCGAGCTGAAGCCGGCCCTGACCACACGGAAGAACGCCTCCCGCTCACCCGGAGGCACCAGCGGCTGCGGGCGGCGGTCGAGCCGCAAGAGCGAGGACACCACCTTCGGCGGGGGGTAGAAGGCGCCCGGGGGGATGTCAAACAGGCGCCGGCCCGTGGCGTAGACCTGCACCGAGATGGCGAGGAGGCCGGTCTGGGCCTTTGGCGCCAGCATGGACAGCGCCACCTCTCTCTGGAGCATCACCACCATCCGTCCAGGGGGCGCCGTCGACTCGAGCAGGTGGCGCACGATCGCCGTCCCCACGTTGTACGGCAGGTTTCCGACAACGACGTAAGGCTTTCCGCCCGTCAGGCTATTCATGTCGAGTTTCAGGGCGTCCGCATGCACCACGACGACGTTCGGCACGGAGGCGAAGCGCTCCCGCAGGCGGGCGCAGAGCTGGGCGTCGACTTCCACCGCGAAGACGCGGCGCGCCCGCGCCGCCAGCTCCGACGTCAGGTCGCCCGGCCCCGCGCCAATTTCGACGACAGTGTCCGCCGGAGTTAGCTCTGCCGCGTCGGCGATCTTGCGAATGATGTTGCGGTCTGTCAGGAAGTGCTGCCCGAGGGATTTTCGGGGCGGAGGCAGCCGCCGCGCTCCCTCGCCTGGCTCAGGGTGCGAGGATGAAGACGTCGATCCAGCCGGTCGGGCCATCGGGCGTGACTCCATCCGGGTATCCCAGGTCGATCATATTTCCGATCACGCCACCGCCGGTGTCGCCGGCTATCGCGAACCCGTAGCCGGGGACATACAGGCGCGTGCCCAGCGGTATGAAGTTGGGGTCCACGGCCACGATGCCGCGGGTGACGGGGACGCCCGAGGCGGTGATCCCGTAGTAGGGGTCCGTGGGCGCGCGACCCGAACTTGCGGCGTTATACCAGGTGGCGTACATGCGCTCCACCCTGATGACCTGGAGGTTGTCGGGCCGGACGCCCGTCGCGCGTACGCTGGACTCGGCGTAGTAGATGACGGTGTTGATGGGCTCGGGGTCGAGCCTCTCGGCGATCAGCTTCTTCTCGGTCTCCACGCCGTCCTCGATGACGATCCGGTACTCCCGCACGCGGACTCCGTCCCGCCCCTGGACGATGCGGGTCTGCATGCCCTGAAGGTTCTCGTCCGGCCGGAACACCGTCCGGCGGGGCACGTCCTCGCGCTCAATCAGCGTCCGCCCCACAACTCGCACGAGCCGGGCGACCATCCCGTTCCTCACCTCGGTATCGACACCCGGCTCGACGCGGTCCTCCGGGCCGAGACTGAGGCCAGCTTCGGCGAGCGCGTCCTTGAGCAGCTTCTGGTGCGTGTAGACAACGCGGCTGCTCTCTCCTGTGCGGATCGTGACGGCGTAGGCGTGCTTGACGCGCACCTCCTGGCCGGCCACGAGCGGCGAAGTCAGGGCTGGGAATACCTCGTCAGCCGGACCAAGGCGTATGCCGGCGTCGCGGAGGGCCATCGCCACCGTCGGCCGGGCTGATTTGAAGTTGATCACCTGACCGTCCTCGACGATGGTGAAGGGCACGGCCCGGCTGATCACGAGGTCGATGCTCTCGGGCGCTGATGCAGGCTTTAGGCCGGCGAGAGTGGCATTCGGGAGGGCCGCGAGGGGTCCCGGGAAGAGGGACTGGTGGTCGCTGACCTCGACGCCGTTGAAGGTGATGCCGTCGTACGGGCTTACATCCACGCCCAATTCGGTCAGCAGGTCCTTGACGGTCTGCGCCCGCGTCCGCCAGGTCAGTACGCGGCCGTCAACCTCCACTGTCACGGGGATCGCGCGCTCCACGCGCAACACACCGGCGTCGCGCACGACGACGTCATTTGCTGCGCGCGAAACGCCGGCGAGCTTCAGGAGCGAGTCGAGGTCGGTAGTGCGGCTGACTACGACCTTCTGCGAGCCGTCCGCTTCGACCGCGACCTTCCTGGGGGGGAACACCAGGAACGCGAGGACGGCGGCCACGGCGAGACAAACGAAGAAGGCGAAGCGCAGCCGTGCGCGGGGACTGCGAAAGGCGCCCGGGGAAGGTCTGGGAAGGTGGCGTCCCCTCCTTAGCGGAGCCTGGTCGGGGCGCCCTCCCGGTGAAGGACCCTCCAGCGAGTGGGGCAAGCGCCCTCCTCCTTGAGGTAGGCCTTCCCCCGAGGGGAAGGGACGGACAAATAGGCCGTGCACCCGCTGTCGATCCGGACCCGGGCTTGCCTCCGTCCGCTAACTCAGGCCAGGTTCTCCTGCGGCACCCGAAGGAATCTACTTACCGCTGCTTCCTTCCGGACCTGACGGGGTTCGTAGCCCCTCGCCGCGCAGGGCCAAGCCCTCAACGCCGCGCAACCTCAGCAGTCCCCAGATGCCTAGACCTCGAGCGGGAATTCGACCCCGCTATAGCGGGTTGCGGGTACAGGGCACCGCTAGCTCCCCGTCTAGCACGACCAAGTGGCATCCTAACGACCACCTGCGCGGCGCGTCAAGGAAGAGGCGTTACGGAGCCGTTACAAGGCGCGCGCCGGATAGGGACTGTTTCTGCGTTGCTGCCGGGACACCCCAGACTCTCCCGGGCCGGGACCGGAGCTAGCTGCGGCATGCAGCCACTCAGGAAGCAGGGTAACTTGTAGGATGGACTCGACGTTGTGATCGGCTCTTGCCCTAACGGTGAATAGGCCAAATGGCCCGTTTGTGAAATGATGTACAGTCTCCCACCGCGGTGCATTCGGACGGTAAGAATGAGGCCAAACGTGACGTGGCAGCAAGCGGCCGGCACTCTACGCTGACATCGGACACAAAGGCAAGACTGCCTGCTAGAAGAAGGAGAGGGAGATGCAACGCAGGACACTAGACATCATCATCAGCACGGGAGGCCTGGGCCTCGTCGTCTTGCTCCTGATCGGAGCGGCGATCCTGAGGAACGAGGGCAACTTCGCCCGCAATTACGTCAAGGACCAGCTCGCCGAGCAGAAAATCACTTTCACCGCCGCCGAAAAGCTGACCGCCGAAGACAAGGCCTTCACCGAAGCGCGCAGCGGCTGCGTAATCAAGTACGCCGGCCAGCCCCTTGACAGCGGCAAGAAAGCGGAATGCTTCGCGAATGAGTACCTTGGCTCGCACCTGTCCCGGATGCCCGCCGGCGCCTACCCCTTGACGCTCGCGGTGGCCGGGCCCGCTCTTGGGAAGACCCCAAACCCCGACAACACCATCTACCCGCTGACCTACGCCGAGCTCGGGACGGCTCAGACCGAGCTGAGGGCGAAGATCACGGAGGCGCGGAATGCGGGTGACACTGAACGGGCCGCGGCGCTTCAGAAGGAGCTCGACAGCCTGACCACCGCCCGCGAGACGGTCTTCAAGGGTGAGATGCTTCGCGGCGCGCTACTGACGACCTACGGGTTCAGCACGCTGGGCGAGCGCGCCCTGCTGGCCTCCAACGTGGCGTTGGTCGCTGCTGGCATCCTCGCGGTCCTGTCTGTCGCCGGCTACGTGCACGCCTTCGTCACCCCGAAGACAAAGGCCTTCGCGCCCGTCCCCGGCCTGACCGGACAGGCAGCCTAAGTCGACCGGCGAACCAACCGAGAATCGAGGCTCCGGACATCCGGGGCCTCGATTCCTTTAATGAAGCGCCGGGGCCCGCGTTCGATCGGGCCCGGCGCTTCTGCTTCAGCTCCGCGCGCTGCCGAGCACTTCCGGATTCACGCAGTGCGACGGCCGCCCGCCGCTAAAGAAGGCGATCAGGTTCTCGACCGCGAGGTCAGCCATCTTCGTGCGCGTATCGACGGTCGCGCTCCCCACGTGCGGCGTGATAATCACGTTCGGGAGGTCCAAGAGGGGGTCACCCGCGGGCAGGGGCTCCACAGCGGTGACGTCCAGCCCGGCACCCGCTATGCCGCCCGCGCGCAACGCCCGGACAAGGGCCTGTTGGTCGACGACCCCACCCCGCGAAGTGTTCACG contains:
- the ispE gene encoding 4-(cytidine 5'-diphospho)-2-C-methyl-D-erythritol kinase, translating into MPARLELRAPAKINLTLEVIGRRPDGYHELATIMQTIDLCDTVCIEAADSISIEFRGERAADVPFDPRQELAHRAADLMSGWLKAPRGARIVVDKQIPAGAGLGGGSSDAAAVLRGLNALWGLGRDAKSLARSAARLGSDVPFFIYCGSALCRGRGEIVDPLTDGRAAAVTLFLPKERIENKTATMYSLIQKSDYTAGTATRGMADDIAVRGEALLDGRNVFDRYAWRFGESVAVAMDACNRAGFEVHFAGSGPAFFALRPREELPPREAALMEYLGIEVRQHSFLPKEAALAVKET
- the rsmA gene encoding 16S rRNA (adenine(1518)-N(6)/adenine(1519)-N(6))-dimethyltransferase RsmA, with amino-acid sequence MARPAGSTSSSSHPEPGEGARRLPPPRKSLGQHFLTDRNIIRKIADAAELTPADTVVEIGAGPGDLTSELAARARRVFAVEVDAQLCARLRERFASVPNVVVVHADALKLDMNSLTGGKPYVVVGNLPYNVGTAIVRHLLESTAPPGRMVVMLQREVALSMLAPKAQTGLLAISVQVYATGRRLFDIPPGAFYPPPKVVSSLLRLDRRPQPLVPPGEREAFFRVVRAGFSSPRKQVRNALANGLQVPAARVEAALRAAGIDPAARPSTITIEQWLRLMRELDARSA
- a CDS encoding ubiquitin-like domain-containing protein, with product MAAVLAFLVFPPRKVAVEADGSQKVVVSRTTDLDSLLKLAGVSRAANDVVVRDAGVLRVERAIPVTVEVDGRVLTWRTRAQTVKDLLTELGVDVSPYDGITFNGVEVSDHQSLFPGPLAALPNATLAGLKPASAPESIDLVISRAVPFTIVEDGQVINFKSARPTVAMALRDAGIRLGPADEVFPALTSPLVAGQEVRVKHAYAVTIRTGESSRVVYTHQKLLKDALAEAGLSLGPEDRVEPGVDTEVRNGMVARLVRVVGRTLIEREDVPRRTVFRPDENLQGMQTRIVQGRDGVRVREYRIVIEDGVETEKKLIAERLDPEPINTVIYYAESSVRATGVRPDNLQVIRVERMYATWYNAASSGRAPTDPYYGITASGVPVTRGIVAVDPNFIPLGTRLYVPGYGFAIAGDTGGGVIGNMIDLGYPDGVTPDGPTGWIDVFILAP